The Chryseobacterium mulctrae genomic sequence TTCAGTAAAATTGAATTCTCCACCCATATCCTCTTGCAGCCCATTAAATGCATCGTCTTCAATTAAAAATTCATTTATTGAAGATTGGAAAAGGTCTATGTTCTCTGAAATCTCTTTTTCAGTAAGTTCATCTGTTTGTAATATTTCATACAATTCTTTGGAAGACAATAAATCAAGACTTCCAGTTTCTTTTAGTTTTTGTGATAATGTGCTCATATTTATTATTTTAGCTAACCAAATTTATGAAATAATTTCGTATTATTTAAAACAGCCTTATTTATTTCATAATATTGTCATAAATTTTGTTTAGGATTATTAGACTTATTTTTTATATTTTTCTCTGATTTATCAAATAAATCCAATATTTTATCAAATCCTTTTACTAGAATTTCCCCAATATTCGACTCTTGTGATTTCATATCATCTTCACTGATAACCTCTTTATTTATTTGATTTTGGAATTTCCAAACTTGGGATCTGTAGTTTTTAGCATGCACCATGTTAGAAATTTCATTAAAATCTAACTTGTTTATAGGTATTTTAACCGAAGCATAATCACTTTCTTTAGGGTTTTTATTTGAATAATTATTAAATCTTAATTTACCTTCATAAACGTCTGGCACCATCCCATTTTGAGCCATAAACATTACATAATGTTGAGGGTCTAAACTCTTTGATTTTGATGGATACAATTCTTTATATTTTTTATCGAGTACAAAAACTAGTGTATCATTATGATACTTATAATTTCTGTTTATCTTAGTTCCAAACTTTTGTTTTACACTACCGTAGCTAAGATCCCTGTTTATAGATGAAGGTTTGTAGTGAATGTTCTCTCTTTTATCAAAAAATCTGTAAGCAGCAACTACACCATTTTTATAAGTATACTTTACTTCAATATCTATTTTATTAAGTTCTTTTTCAAATATTTCATGAGTCAGAATATTATACTTTGCAAATACTTTGTTTTTTATAAAATCATTAATTTCTTTTTCTCTCTTTATTCTATAATTCAAATTGCTTTTAAAAAGTCTATCAATTTTCTTCTGGCCGGGTTACTATATAAAGTAGATGCATTTATTGGTAAATCATTTATTCCTTCCATTTTGTATTTATATCCGATTCTATCTATACCATCCTTATCCGTGTATTCATTAGTAATAACTTCTAGTCCCACTAACTTTAATTGACTATTGTACTCAGAAATAGATGTAGGATGATAATTTTTAAGAATATAATCTACAGCATATGAATATCTTTTTCTCTTATCTAGTGTATCCTGCAGCTCTTCTTTTATTACAATATCTTCAGGAACTTTCTTTAAACCATTTTTTACACTACTAACCAGAGTTAGTTCATACTTTTTTTCTAATTCTCTAGTTATAGTCTGAGATCTTAAAAAAAGATTTGAATCATTTATTATCTTCTTCCCTTCTGTTATTTTCGGAGTTACGATATGAATATGCGGTTGAAAAGTATCAAAATGCCTATAAACTATAAAAGGGTGATCTTCCGAAAAACCTAATTTTAGTAAATAATCTTTAGTTATTTCTAATAGTTTAATATTGTCTAGTTTCTTTAAATCTTCAATTGGAAAGTTTAAAGATATGTGCATGTTTTTATCCTTCCTTTTACTATCTCTTGTGTGCAAAGCGAAGTGTGAAATAACCACATTTTTATCAGCATCAGAATTGAAACCGGAGTAGTGTATTCTCTCAGCTTCTCCCTTTTTAACTTTCTTTTCGTTATACTCTATGAGTGGTTTTACTTGTTCTGTATGTGAAATATTAGCTATCAATTTTACTATTTAGTTTGGTTAGAATGTCCTCAAACATCTTATTCAAAATTGCAATTTCTGACTTAATATTACTAAGATCATTGTTATTTATCTCTTTTGTTGTATTAATTTTTTTTGCAATCTGATTAATATTACTACCTATTTTATTTACTTCTGAGATATATTTTTCAAAATTAATAGGTACATATATTTGTTTATTATTACCTAATAAAAGTGTTCTAAATCCCTCTGACAATGATAAATTATCAGGAATGTTTTTGATTATTTTTTTATATTCATCAATTGTTACATAAAACCCTATATGTTTATCTCTCCTTTTTTTTGGATCTTCAACTACTGGTCTACCTCCTTTATTTTTCATAAAAAATAATAAATTAAAATATATAAATATGCGACTGGAACGAGCATATTATTCAACTTGCTCCGCAGGACAAGGAGGTTTTTCTTGCAGAAAAACACAACTTGCTATGTTTAAACACAAACTTACGAAAAAAATATCTTAATATATTTATATATTAAAGGATCTTTTTGAAAATAACAGCAAATAAATTTATTTATATATAAATTCCTTTATATCTTATTTTACTATTTTGCAATATTACATATAAATATCTTTATATATTAATTCCTTTGATCAAACTTTTTAAAAAAATATATTAGTTCCTTTATGTCTTAATTTATTTATATTTTAATTTATAAATATTTTAATATTTTTATTTCTTTATATCAAAATTTTTTAATACATTTGTATATGTATATATTAATTTATTAATTCCTTTAAAAATTAGTGTCTTAATTTATTTATATATTTGTAGCTATATATATTCAATTTATGTTTAATTAAAATTTAATATTATGGAAAATGCTTTTGCTTTAATGTTTCATTTTACGGTACGTGTGATATTTAATTGTATAGCAACATTCATTAATCTCTTTGTTGCAATTTTTAAATTAATTATAAAGCGTAAATAATATGATAGTATCATTCAGTTCACAAAAAGGAGGATCCGGTAAAACATCTTCTACAATGTTAGGTGCCACATACATCAACTACTATTTTAATAAGAAAATTTGTGTTGTTGATGTAGATATCCAAAAATCACTTTTCAATAAAAGGAAAGATGAATTAGAATATATTCAGAATTTAGCAAATCAGAATAATGGCCAGCTGTTACCTCAGATGAGAGAAGCAAAAATGCTTAAGAAGCTAGACGAAGAAGGAAAGTCTTTGTTTCCAATCTTTGCTTATTCATTTAAAGATGACAACGTAATAGAAAAGATTCTTGATCTTGAAAAACAATATGATATTGTCTTCATTGATTTCCCTGGTACATTAGACTTTAAAGAAATTTCTTTCATTCTATTAATTCTAGACTATATATTCATTCCTTTCTATTCAGAAGAAAAGAATTTCAAGAGTGCTTTTGATTTTGAAAAAGTCCTGCGTGGAATAAAAAACAGTCAAATTGATTCTCCTAATTCATCACGTTTAAAGGATCATTATGCCTACTTTTTTAAGTACAATGAAAATACAACTAAAATGGAGTGGGAATTTTTAGAAAATATGTTTAAGAAGAGAGGAATCAATAAAATGAAAAACTCAATTCATGAAAATAAAAAGTTAGAAATGGAAGTTTCTACAGTCAATATTGTTAGTGGTGTTCCGTTAGCAAAAAGTCCAGTAAAATTTGTTGAGGAAATTATGTCTATTTTATTTCCAGACGAATTCACAATTAATCAATAAAAGATAGAAAAAGATATGAGTAAAAAAGATTACCTGTCAAACTTAGGAAACTCTTTAGTAGATGATTCAGCAGAAAATATTGTTGAAAAAAAATCTAATGAGATCGGGAAGATTATTAACAATGAAGGAGAACCCGAAGAAAAGCCAATAGGAGAGAGTGAAAACCATTCAGTAAATAAGAATGTTTCTTCTAAATATAAAAATAGAAATACTAGCTCTACTTCTCCAAAAAAAAACCTAAAAAAGAAATTGATACTCTCGCAAAATTTTCACCATCTGTAAAAAAAATTCTTCAAAAGAATAATGATCTTGAGTATTCTGATACTACAAATACCAAAATATCAAATGAAGCCAATAGAGCCTTAAAAATTATTTCTTTGTCTTCTGAGGTTCCTGGATATAAAGTAATGAGTAGTTTAATTTTAGACTTCTACAATAAACATAGTGAAGAATTTAAACTATAAGATATGTTGCTATATGTAATGTTCTTTATAATAACAGTTGTTCTAATAACTATTTTCTACATAAAAAGGCATCTAAATAAAGGAGAAGAAAATAAAACAATGCCGAAAATTTCACAAACTGTAAAAAATGAGATAGAACAATTGCCTGGTGACCAAAATTTAAGTTTTGATGTCAGAAATAATCAAACAGTTGAAATTGATACCACAAAAAAAGCAATTAAAAAAATAGTCAGACGCTATTCAAATATTAATTCTTTAACAGTTCAAACTGAAGAGCCTGATTTGATAAAAGAAGAAAATACTAAAGCTGCCGGACTTGAAAACATATCAATTAGTACAGGATCCGCTTTTGATGATATCGAAATAGATTTTGATACAATTAGTGACCAAGAAAATCAACCATCGTTGAGTGAGCTGACTTCAATAAGTGAAATAGTTTCGGATAAGGGTGAGACAGAATTATATAAGATACTTGATGTTTCTTTACATAATAAAATATCAAATCAATTGGAACAAATTTCACAAGGAGAATCTGATGATGATGATTTAATGGATGAGTTCAAGAGCTTTAAGTTTGCTAACTCTTATGCTGAGAATACAAATGATATTTTTAATGATCTAGACAATGTAGAGGATGAAGTAGAGGAAAAAGTAATTGAAAATGAAGAAAAAACACTTCAAAAAGATGAAATATTTACGGTTCATAACGAAAAATCATTTAGTTTTACCGAAGATTTAAATAGTACAACAGATAGCACTCTAGATTTCAATTTTGACTTTGAAGAAGTTGAAGAAAATGATAATTAAAAAATAAAATATTAAACAATGAAAAATGAATTAAATTACAAAAAAACGCTTAGAATTGTTACAGGAATGTTTGTTATTCTATTGCTATTAACTCCTGAAATGATGTTTGCAGACATTAATGGGGAAATTTCTAAGTGGAAAGGAACTGCCAGAACTGTTGGTAAATCCATTATTGGTCTTGCTGCTATTGGTGGTGCTGTCCTTACTTATTTTAAAATGCAAACAGATGATGGTTCTTCTGGAAAAAAGGCTTTAATGAATTATATTGGAGCATTAATTTTTGGAGCAGTAGCTTTTATCCTAATTGATGAATTTTTAAAATAAATCAATGAAAAACTTTCCAGTTATTAAAAACATCGGTAAGGAACCATTATATTTTGGTTTGAGTTTGAAATCATTTATGATTGTAATTATTGAACTCATTATCTCCATATTTTTAATAAGGGGGTTTGTGACACTTCTAGTTATTGTTCCTGTTATTGGCTTAACATATGCCTTTCTTGGTAAAATGGAAAAGGATCATGGAAATGATTTTTTATCAAAATTTATGAAAAGGTATTTAGAACATTTTGATGGTACTAAAATTGGACTGTCAGAGCTAAAAAAAACGATGAAAAAAAACGATGAAAATTAGACATACTTTACTAAATAATATTATCTAATTAGATAGTATATATCCAAAAATTTACTAATACAAAAATTAAAAGGATTTTAATTACCAGTCTTTAAAAGGTAATAAAAAAGTTTGTCTTCGTATATCTCGTAACAGTAAATTAAAAAATTATTAATAAAACTTTAAATGATGATTAACCCACCTAAAACAGATCATTTTGCACAATTTAATAAGATAGCTGCAATAGATGGAAATGTTATAAAAAACAAATCCAAAGATGTTGCTGTTTGTTATAGGATTCATCTTCCAGAGATATTCACGATGGGTGAGCCTGAGTTTGATTTGATCCATTCTGATTTTCTAAAAGCATTAATGGTTCTTCCGGAAGGAACTGTTCTCCATAAAAAAGATATTTTTAAACAAAAAATTTACAATTCTGAAAATCTTAAAACAGAGACTTATCTTCAGAACAGTACTGCAGAACATTTTAAAGGTAGAATTTACATGAGCCATGATTGTATTCTTTCCTTTATTCTTCCGGATATTCCTACGCTTAGGAAAAACTATGATAAACTTTCAATACTATCTAAAAAAAACACGGTAGCATCAATGGATGAGATTGAGAGTTTTCTGAATAGTGTTGAACAATCTATAAGTGTGATTAATTCATCAACTTTATTAAAAGCTGTTCCGCTAACAGAAGATGAGATATATGAGATTATCTTGGATGAATACACTTTATTTAAGGATGAAGTTGGAGACTATGTTTCATCAGGAAATGATTTTAGGATTGGAGACAATTATATTAAAATTTTCTCCCTGCGGGATGATGGCCAGCAAAAAGATGGAATGCTAAATAATTGTGTTCTTGATCGAAAAAGATCAACAGATAGTTCTCAATTTTTTAGATCATATTGCTATCCTTTAGCTTTGGATTTTAAAAAAGACCATATCTATAACCAATTCATCTTTATAGAGGATCAGACCAAAGTGAAGAAACAGCTTGAATTAAATAGTAAGCGTTTAGGATCATCTAGATTGTTAAGTAGAAAAAACCGATCATTAGCAGATCAAAATAATATTTTTCTAGATAGCGTAGAAAAGGATAATGTTAAAATTGTCCGTATGCATACTAACCTTGTTTTTTGGTCAGATGACAAAGAAGAACTAAAAAATATTACAAATAAGGTAACTGGGTATTATTCGCAAATGGATATTATTCCTTATAATAATTCTCATTTTGATAGAGATTATATTTATTTGGCTAATCATTTGGGAAATGGTGCTTTGTTGCCAGTTGAAGAAACTTTCCTATCATATTTGGACATTTCTTTATGTTATTTTACAACAGAAACTAATTATAAGTCTGATGAATCGGGAATCCTCTTCAATGATAGAATATCTAATGTCCCATTGTATATTGATGTTTTTCATAAACCCTATGAAACAAAGGAAATTCTTAACAGAAATTATATAATAGTTGCTCCATCAGGAGGAGGAAAATCTTTTTTATCGAAAAGTAAGCTAAGACAAAATATAGAAAATCCAGTTAATAATACTGTAGTGTTAAATGTCGGAGGTGATGATAAACTTTGCAGGATGTATCCGGAGGACACTCTATATTTTGAATACAAAGAAGGGCAGCCATTAGAATTAAATCCTTTTTGGGTATTTAATAAACAGATTAGCACGGGAAAAATTGAGTTTCTAACTGAATTTATTGGACTGCTATGGAAAACAGGAGAGGATCTTAGCAATGATGAAAAATCATCATTAGACAAAATTATCATCAAGTTTTATGAAATAGAAGATCTTTCTTTGGATGAAATAGAAGCTGATGAAGATAACAGATTGTACAAAGTCAAAAATTTTGATAATAATTCATTACCTAAATTCTACAACTTTATAAAAGAAAATTCTTCCCAAATAAAAGAAGAAACATTTGGTCTGTTCAATTTAGATTCTTTAATACTTAATTTAGAAAAGTATGCATCAGGAATGTATAGTAGCCTGTTTATTACAGGAGAACCAAGAACATTTGAAAGTAAAAAATATGTTGAATTCGAATTAGATAATATTAAAGACCACCCAATCTTATTTCCAATATTTGGAATGATTATTTCGGATCTGGTATTTAATACAATGTGGAAAAAAGATGATACTGAAAAGGAATTTTTTGTTGATGAAGCTTGGAAGGTACTCGAGAAGAAGGGAATGGTGAACCTCTTAAAATATCTATTTAAAACGATACGTAAATTCGATGGTTCCGTAGGTATAGCCATACAACAGATTACAGATTTACTTATCCTGGGAGAAGCTAATGAGGGGGCGATACTGGGGAATATGGCATTGAAATATATTCTTGATCATAGAGATGTATTAGGTGATGTTCCCATTTTACAAAAAAAACTCTCATTAAGCAATGCAGATGTAAGTATGTTGTTATCCATTAAAAACAATACAAAACCAACTTCTATAGATCCATTAGCTTACACTGAATTCCTGTTAAAAAAGGGCAGTAGTAATGCTAAAATTTTGAGATTAGAGGTTGCAAAACCTTGCTTGGCCATATATGAAAGTGACAAAAAGAAATTAAAAACATTTAATACTTTATATAGCTATCACAAGAAAAAAATGATACCTGCAATAAATAGTTATATAGATGTAGAGATTAACAAAACTAAATTAATTACGGATTTTTCAATTTAACCGTATTTATTTCAGGTAAAATTATTATATTTGTTTAACTCTAAAAATTACGATATGAAAAAGTTATTTTTAATACTATTCTCGGTGACTTGTTCATCAGTATATTCTCAATGGGTAGTTGAAGATCCAGCAGTAGCAGGCTTACTTGCATCTTTAACGCAGGAACAAGCTGTTTCTAATTCTAAAACAATTGTTCAGGCAGCAAACACGGTAAAACAATTACAATCACAAGGAAAATGGGTTAAAGAGACCGTTGAAAAAGTGGATAATGCAGTCAGAACCTTAAATGTTGTTACCGATATTCAGAAAAATGCAGTTGGAATTGTGAGTGACTATAGAAATGCAGCTAATTCTTTAAGAAGCTATAAAACATTGAATCCTCAGTATGTTCAAAATTCGTTAAATAGATTAGCGAACATTGTCAACAACAATCAGAAAACTGTAGATTTTTTCTCAAATATTATGAAATCAGATTTTCTAAAACTTTCATCCTTTGAAAGAATTAAATTATTACAGGATATCAATTCAAAATTATCAGGATTGCGAGCAAGTATATATAATATTAGTTCGGAAGCTTATCAAAAAAATCAAACTGCAGTAAACCGTCAATCAATATACGGAACACCAATCTTAAAATAAAAGTATGCTTACTTTACTTACATCAGGAATAGAAAACATAGAAGTTTCTTCTATAGTGAATAACATTTTTCAATCCGGAGGATTAGAAAAAATTACTTCAGGAGTTAAAGGTCTTGGATATATTGCACTTGTCTTTTATTTTGTAACTAAAATAACAGCTGTATTCTCCGGGAGCGAACAAATAACTCCAAAATTGTTTGGGCCACCTCTAATTTATGCAGCTATATTACTTAATTGGAATACAATAAACAGTCAATTAGATAGTGGGCTATTAGCAATTCAACAAGAGTTTCAAACAGCAACTCCAAAGGATAGTAAAAGTACAGCAGCCTATCAAAATATTATCTCAAAATGGAGTTCAATTCCATCAAGTGGAGTACAGGAACAACTTCCTCCCACAACTCTAGAGGAAGATAGTTCGTTCTTTAACTTTTCAAAAATAAAAGACAAAATATCTACAATAGTAGATATTATGAATAATCCTGAAATTTTGATATTAAAAACAATAATGTTTTTTACTCATGTTTTTAATACAGTCATTATTATGCTCTTTAATGCATTCTCATATATATGGATTAACCTTTTGAGAATTGGAGGTATAGTAGCTTTAGCTCTGTACTTCTTCCCAACATTTAAAGGAACTTTTACTAACTGGCTTAGAACTTATATTTCAGTTTATTTATGGATACCTGTTGGCTCTATTATGATTTATGTATCTGATCAGATTTTTTTGGCAATTGTAGCAAAAATAGGTAATGTAGATCTTCCAAGTATGATTGGAATGCCTATAGATCCTGAGTTATTAATGAAAATGACCTTTTTAGTAATTTCAGCTCTTGCAACAACTATTTTAAAACTGATCTTACTTTCAAAAGTTCCAAATGTAATTGGATATTGGTTAGGAGGTGGAAATTCTGGTGATATGTTTTCAGCAGCACCTACTATGGTTATGATGTCTACGAGTGTGGCAGGTTCAGCAGCTAATGCAGGTGGCCAAGTGGCATCAGGAGTATTAACTGGCGGAGCAAGTGCAGCAGTAGGTGGAGCAAGTGCAGCAGGAGGAATTGCTGGAAAAGCAGGTGAATCATTAAAAGGATAAAAGATTTATGGAAAATACAAAATTAGAAAATATTAAAAAATACTTTCAGCAATCAGATGATTCAGCAAATA encodes the following:
- a CDS encoding DUF4134 domain-containing protein, with amino-acid sequence MKNELNYKKTLRIVTGMFVILLLLTPEMMFADINGEISKWKGTARTVGKSIIGLAAIGGAVLTYFKMQTDDGSSGKKALMNYIGALIFGAVAFILIDEFLK
- a CDS encoding relaxase/mobilization nuclease domain-containing protein; this encodes MIANISHTEQVKPLIEYNEKKVKKGEAERIHYSGFNSDADKNVVISHFALHTRDSKRKDKNMHISLNFPIEDLKKLDNIKLLEITKDYLLKLGFSEDHPFIVYRHFDTFQPHIHIVTPKITEGKKIINDSNLFLRSQTITRELEKKYELTLVSSVKNGLKKVPEDIVIKEELQDTLDKRKRYSYAVDYILKNYHPTSISEYNSQLKLVGLEVITNEYTDKDGIDRIGYKYKMEGINDLPINASTLYSNPARRKLIDFLKAI
- a CDS encoding TraG family conjugative transposon ATPase: MMINPPKTDHFAQFNKIAAIDGNVIKNKSKDVAVCYRIHLPEIFTMGEPEFDLIHSDFLKALMVLPEGTVLHKKDIFKQKIYNSENLKTETYLQNSTAEHFKGRIYMSHDCILSFILPDIPTLRKNYDKLSILSKKNTVASMDEIESFLNSVEQSISVINSSTLLKAVPLTEDEIYEIILDEYTLFKDEVGDYVSSGNDFRIGDNYIKIFSLRDDGQQKDGMLNNCVLDRKRSTDSSQFFRSYCYPLALDFKKDHIYNQFIFIEDQTKVKKQLELNSKRLGSSRLLSRKNRSLADQNNIFLDSVEKDNVKIVRMHTNLVFWSDDKEELKNITNKVTGYYSQMDIIPYNNSHFDRDYIYLANHLGNGALLPVEETFLSYLDISLCYFTTETNYKSDESGILFNDRISNVPLYIDVFHKPYETKEILNRNYIIVAPSGGGKSFLSKSKLRQNIENPVNNTVVLNVGGDDKLCRMYPEDTLYFEYKEGQPLELNPFWVFNKQISTGKIEFLTEFIGLLWKTGEDLSNDEKSSLDKIIIKFYEIEDLSLDEIEADEDNRLYKVKNFDNNSLPKFYNFIKENSSQIKEETFGLFNLDSLILNLEKYASGMYSSLFITGEPRTFESKKYVEFELDNIKDHPILFPIFGMIISDLVFNTMWKKDDTEKEFFVDEAWKVLEKKGMVNLLKYLFKTIRKFDGSVGIAIQQITDLLILGEANEGAILGNMALKYILDHRDVLGDVPILQKKLSLSNADVSMLLSIKNNTKPTSIDPLAYTEFLLKKGSSNAKILRLEVAKPCLAIYESDKKKLKTFNTLYSYHKKKMIPAINSYIDVEINKTKLITDFSI
- a CDS encoding plasmid mobilization protein yields the protein MKNKGGRPVVEDPKKRRDKHIGFYVTIDEYKKIIKNIPDNLSLSEGFRTLLLGNNKQIYVPINFEKYISEVNKIGSNINQIAKKINTTKEINNNDLSNIKSEIAILNKMFEDILTKLNSKIDS
- a CDS encoding ParA family protein, producing the protein MIVSFSSQKGGSGKTSSTMLGATYINYYFNKKICVVDVDIQKSLFNKRKDELEYIQNLANQNNGQLLPQMREAKMLKKLDEEGKSLFPIFAYSFKDDNVIEKILDLEKQYDIVFIDFPGTLDFKEISFILLILDYIFIPFYSEEKNFKSAFDFEKVLRGIKNSQIDSPNSSRLKDHYAYFFKYNENTTKMEWEFLENMFKKRGINKMKNSIHENKKLEMEVSTVNIVSGVPLAKSPVKFVEEIMSILFPDEFTINQ